A genomic window from Salvia miltiorrhiza cultivar Shanhuang (shh) chromosome 5, IMPLAD_Smil_shh, whole genome shotgun sequence includes:
- the LOC131025631 gene encoding uncharacterized protein LOC131025631, which yields MVVQAETQSLIHGARLCRTAPRVSHLLFADDCIIFGRANLREIMVVKDILQTYEGAFGQKVSFEKSAIFFSKGIPEEERLLLAAQLGVPCVAKHGNYLGIPSIVGRSKIEIFQLLVDRTRKKAKDWKRRFLSGAGKLVLIKSVLHSIPTYLMSVFALPSQICQRLNSLAANFFWGQKDEERRIHWNRWSKLCRPKGSGGLGFRDLRLFNQSLLAKQVWRILLNPETILARSLKARYFPRTYILLASNAHNPSFIWNSLLVGRELLLEGIAWKVPEVWKETKLTDFILDNPLSWDLDGLAEFLEPGDLWKLTSQIVPSSNCPDSPFWPDGKFNSYTVKSGYHLACSLSQRSEASSSNQDESLWHWIWGLEVLPKIKLFMWKCLAGAIPTSQALLSRSINIDPLCRRCGNDIETLEHALRDCPWASFIWEVSPLRLSPTPANGQCSIAAWFEIIRQIPHGEIHKSFANLAWAIWHARNLLVFQDKEISHFDCLSASQRVIWHRLVSAPKAAPPPVAVECRRDHQVKIFCDASVVEGVGVGIGVVVKNKDGLVLCCCYGFSHGVFTVLEGEAKAVHAGLQLCKDRNFDDAIAVTDSQLLYWRLVNGELDLSYLGDTLAGIRLLAAELRFCAFTWTPREGNANADCLAKLAKSSRSDFIFSDVLPNLGNLSSLS from the exons ATGGTTGTCCAG GCGGAGACCCAATCCCTTATCCATGGGGCTCGCCTGTGTCGTACGGCGCCAAGGGTGAGCCATCTCTTGTTCGCGGATGACTGCATCATTTTCGGTCGGGCAAATCTGAGGGAAATTATGGTGGTTAAAGATATTTTGCAAACTTATGAGGGTGCTTTTGGTCAGAAAGTTAGTTTTGAGAAATCTGCCATCTTTTTCAGTAAGGGCATCCCGGAAGAAGAGAGGCTTCTGCTAGCTGCCCAGCTTGGTGTTCCCTGTGTTGCTAAGCATGGTAATTATCTTGGTATTCCGAGTATTGTGGGACGGTCAAAAATTGAGATTTTCCAGTTGTTGGTTGATAGAACAAGGAAAAAGGCCAAGGATTGGAAGAGGAGATTTTTATCAGGTGCCGGCAAATTAGTTCTTATCAAATCCGTTCTGCACTCTATTCCTACGTACCTGATGAGTGTATTTGCTTTGCCGAGTCAGATTTGCCAGAGATTGAACAGTCTAGCTGCGAACTTCTTCTGGGgacaaaaagatgaagaaagacGCATTCATTGGAATAGATGGAGCAAACTGTGCAGACCCAAAGGAAGTGGTGGACTTGGTTTTAGGGATCTTAGGCTTTTTAATCAATCTTTATTGGCGAAACAAGTGTGGCGGATCCTTCTTAATCCGGAGACCATTCTTGCTCGCTCTCTTAAAGCTCGGTATTTTCCAAGGACATACATTTTGCTAGCTAGTAATGCTCATAACCCTTCTTTCATTTGGAATAGCTTATTAGTTGGTCGTGAGTTGTTATTGGAAGGTATTGCGTGGAAA GTCCCAGAAGTTTGGAAAGAAACGAAGCTTACAGATTTTATCTTGGACAACCCTCTCTCATGGGATTTGGATGGTCTTGCTGAGTTCCTGGAACCCGGAGATCTATGGAAATTAACATCCCAGATTGTGCCTTCTTCGAATTGTCCGGATTCTCCCTTTTGGCCTGATGGAAAATTTAACTCCTACACTGTGAAATCTGGCTATCATCTGGCTTGCTCGCTTAGCCAAAGATCAGAGGCTTCTTCTTCTAATCAGGATGAGTCGCTCTGGCATTGGATATGGGGATTAGAAGTGCTACCGAAAATCAAGCTTTTTATGTGGAAATGTCTAGCTGGGGCAATTCCTACCTCTCAGGCGCTTTTATCCCGATCAATTAACATTGATCCCCTTTGTCGTCGCTGTGGTAATGATATTGAAACGCTGGAACACGCTCTGCGAGATTGCCCTTGGGCCTCCTTTATATGGGAGGTCTCGCCCCTTCGTCTCAGCCCGACTCCTGCTAATGGTCAATGCTCGATTGCTGCTTGGTTTGAAATCATCCGTCAGATTCCTCATGGAGAAATTCACAAATCTTTTGCTAATCTGGCTTGGGCGATCTGGCACGCTAGAAACCTCTTGGTTTTTCAAGATAAGGAGATTTCCCACTTTGATTGTCTCTCTGCTTCTCAACGAGTGATTTGGCATAGGCTGGTTTCGGCTCCTAAGGCGGCTCCTCCTCCTGTGGCGGTGGAGTGTAGGCGTGATCATCAAGTGAAGATTTTCTGTGATGCTTCGGTGGTGGAGGGTGTTGGAGTGGGTATTGGTGTGGTTGTGAAAAACAAGGATGGCCTCGTTCTGTGCTGCTGCTATGGTTTCTCGCATGGAGTGTTCACGGTTCTGGAAGGGGAAGCGAAAGCCGTTCATGCTGGACTCCAGTTGTGTAAGGACCGAAACTTCGATGATGCTATTGCTGTGACTGATAGCCAACTGCTCTATTGGCGCTTGGTTAATGGTGAGCTCGATCTTTCCTATCTTGGTGACACTCTGGCGGGGATTCGTCTCTTGGCTGCGGAGCTACGTTTTTGTGCTTTTACTTGGACTCCTCGGGAAGGCAATGCAAATGCCGATTGTTTGGCGAAGTTAGCTAAGTCTAGTCgttctgattttattttttctgatgTTCTACCCAACCTTGGGAACCTTTCTTCTTTGTCTTAA